From the Oceanispirochaeta sp. genome, one window contains:
- a CDS encoding Uma2 family endonuclease, with product MGIPVKKSDHKFTYGEYRLWPEDERWELIEGTAYNMSPAPSRRHQKILVLLLNKMSKILEDSHCEVYPAPFDVFFPDSDSIDHKEINSVETVVQPDLSVICDPEKLIDKGCYGPPDLIIEILSPSTAKKDLNEKFRLYESRGVKEYWVVDPGNRYIREFRLQERRVYDFGVILEEKGVIQSEVFSDFQVTWEELFG from the coding sequence TTGGGAATACCTGTAAAAAAATCAGATCATAAATTCACCTACGGAGAATACCGCCTCTGGCCGGAAGATGAACGTTGGGAATTGATTGAGGGGACCGCTTACAATATGAGCCCCGCTCCTTCCAGGCGGCACCAGAAGATACTAGTGCTCCTATTGAATAAAATGAGCAAAATCCTCGAGGATTCTCACTGTGAGGTTTATCCCGCTCCCTTCGATGTCTTTTTCCCCGATTCTGACTCAATAGACCACAAGGAGATCAACAGTGTTGAGACGGTTGTCCAGCCTGATCTGTCTGTGATATGCGACCCGGAAAAGCTCATTGACAAAGGCTGTTATGGACCTCCTGACCTGATTATAGAGATCCTGTCTCCCTCCACCGCTAAAAAAGATCTGAATGAGAAATTCAGATTATATGAATCCCGGGGTGTAAAGGAATACTGGGTTGTTGATCCAGGAAACCGTTATATCCGAGAGTTCAGACTACAGGAAAGAAGAGTCTATGATTTCGGTGTCATTTTAGAAGAAAAAGGCGTGATTCAATCCGAAGTTTTCTCTGATTTCCAAGTGACCTGGGAAGAACTGTTCGGCTGA